A window of Fusarium musae strain F31 chromosome 1, whole genome shotgun sequence genomic DNA:
CAAGATTGGTATGgtctgcatcatcatcctctatCTCGGAGGACTCAGCtatttcatcttcaagcttgtaCGAATCTATCAGCCTGGACACCGACAAAACTACGAAGCCGTTCGTCGATCATTGACCGCATTTGCTGTCATcaccattcttctcatccttctcaccaTTACCAACGCCATCATGTGTATGCGAAACTTTGGCAAGGGCCTGAAGCCCCATCTGCAGTCTTTGTCTCGAAAGCGcaaggtcgaggagaagcCTGACATCAACTCAATCAACATGCAGGATGTCAAGCCGCAAATTCCCAGCCGAATGACCATTGATTAAGCGGCTCCTCGCAAGTTATGATTCTCCGAAAACAATATTTTGGAGACATCATTGTACAAAGACACGAATTTACGAAAGGATACAAAAATTTTCCCTTTTCTATGGCACCAGTCACAAAGGGCAGGCTCAGGATGGACGGTGACCAAACGGGTGCGGCGTGAACAGAAGGCCACGAAGTGATATCCCATGGTGTCGGTAACTTGCTTGGACTTTTTTATTCTATTTACTTTGGTTGTTTTTTGTTTCCTATGTTAGACCCAACCATATTAGGCGTTCAATGCTCCACCACATGGAATGAGATCCAGGAGCTGATACATAGTTCTTTTGTTACTTTTACTTTGTCCCCTGATCAATTGCATTGTGGGTTCTCATGATCAGATAATCCGATAACTAGGAATTGAATAGTGAAATCAGGCATATGCAAAATGGCCCGTGCTCGTGTGGTCTTTGAGACTCTCCATTCTATGAATCACGTCATGAAACTATCAGGACTCTGACTCAATACACTCACTGGTTTCAACTCTGTGAAGCATACATAATGCGAGACAATAGTGCAGCTAGAACGTTGCATGTTTCACAGCTTATGCTGGAGAAAAGATCGACGTGTCTGTCTAAGAGGCAAAGGAAATATCCCAACAGATACAATTCTAAAACAAAATGCCAAAACGCCCGCTTTCCTTTCTTGATTTTGAACCAAAGCCGAAGCAGGGTCCTTGCTGGACTCATTCAATTAAAATAAAGGCCATTCCATCTTGCCCAATGTGTCAGTGCCCTGTGATACGTAAACATGATCGATCATGCATGTAACATTGTTGAGTATGTTATAGTCTGATCTGAATGGCATCCTTAAGGTGGCCTTCTGTCGGGCAGTAGGGACACTTGTACCGTGCTGCTTTCGCTATATTGTTGAGAGATTCACGGCAGAGAACGTGACCGCAACTCAGCATCATGGGTGGATTGTCTTGAGTGGTCTGCTCTTTGCTAACGGGACAGACAAAGATTGGATGATAAACCATAAACTCAGGCAGAGGTGTCGCAAAGGCAAGTTCGTTCTCTGTCGTCCAttctgtcttcttctcccgcATATAAGTTGTGTATTTGATTAGGCGTGGGAGAGCGATGGAGCCTGCTGTGACGGCGATATAGAGGGGTGATTCCGCCGATAGGCCAAGCAGTGAGCAGAATTCGCGAGTGAACGACATGGCCACGTCCTCGAACGCTGAATCTGTCTCAAATATATGGCTGTAAGGAGATTTGGCCAGGTTAGGGGCGAAGACCACAGCACTGGAGAGCTGTTGTATCTCTAGCAAATGACGGTTCTGGAAACGAGGGAAGTTCTGGCGAGCATAGTTAATTGCTCCTCCTAGGCCGTTGGTCGTGGGTTCATCGGGGAGACCATTAACAGATGGGCCTTTGAACAGCCAGACATATTGGAGCTTGATAAGCTCAAACTCAAGTGTGCTTCCCCTGGCCTCAAGATGGACGCCGTTTGCATGGGCCCAGTTGATGGCGGGTAGGAGATTATGGTCCTTGAGCTGAGAAAGGATGCTATACATTTCTGCAAACTTGTTTTGCAAATGTTCTGAGTGTAGACCCGCCATTTCATCTTCCAAGTCATCCTCGCTTTCCAtatcatcgtcgccatccTCGTCTGTTTGTGAAATGGTATGGGCTTCGCGGCCGGGAGGGTGGTCTGTAGCTTCTTTGAGAAACGTCGAGGCGACAGAAAATTGACCTTCGCGAAGAAGGTGCATGGCTATCGCACGGTTGATGAGTCGCGGGTGGTCCGCCATAGCATCGGTCTCCATAGGGAGTTCTCGGTGGGGAAGAGCCTGTGTCGGTCAGATGGCGTTGCCGTCAAAAGGTAGAGCTTATAGACAAACCTTATCGAGGGCCTTTCCGAAGGACTTCTGCGCCTTGGTAATATCCTTTAGGTCGACATTGATTCGTTCGAAGCGGGCTTTGACTGGATTTTGCAGCGTCGTCATGGCCATGCCAGTTCGATTCGCGTCTTGCTCTATTACAGTGGTTAGTTGGTGGTGGAATCAGAAGAAGGCCAGCTCACCTTGAGCAATCTTCTCGCGAGCATTAGTAAGAAGGTCAATGACTTGATCTACATCATCGACCACGGTTTTGAGTGTTCTGTTCCTCATACGAGCCAGCTCAACCATGAGTGGTGCAAAGGGCGAGACATGATCGTTATCAGCTTCAATCATGGCTGGGGACTATGTGGGGTTTTTGATTCAGATATAGAACTTATGATAAAGACCGAGAGTTATGTTTGATGCGACTTGAAAGGACAAGGAGAGTCGTGAGCTCATCCAATAGCAAGGACGTTCCACGGGTGAAAGACAAAATGCCCGTTGTGTTGGAAGGTTGATGTCGTCTGTGGATTCAACGGTGACGGAACGATCCGAGCTTAGGTAAGAGAGAGAAACGGTTGCATTATCGCTATCGATAAGGGCGATACCGAGGCTTTGCTATTAAAGGGGACCGGTCTCGCTCTCTTAATGAAGGCCAATTAAACGAGAGTAGATTTTGGCTATGCTTTGACAACAGCTTCACTTTAATTACAATCTGCATATGCAACTGCTGAACAAGTCTCTCTCCTTCGACTCACCACAGCAACTATCACGTATtgaatcatcctcctcaaatAGCAAGTGACGACGAAAGTGTCGAGTGACCCCCAGTCTCCTCCCCCAGGGATTCACGTGGGGCTTCAGGGAATTAGTGCCCCGCATTTAGCTTGTAAAGTCTTCGGCTGCGTCTGCGATAGGTACTTGAAGCAGGTACCGAGAGCTAACCTGGGAGCTATTGCATCACATGAAGGCCCTGTAATGTTAGTTGCCTCTCAGACCTGCTCAACACCCGAAAAAAGGCCTCCAAAAGACACGCGCGCCTAAACGACGCTACTAGAGACGTCCTCTTGCTACTCCTCGTTCACCACgggtgaggatgaagcttgAGACTGCGTCTATCAGATACACGGGCCAATGACGACACCATGGCTTTCAGATTTCCAGATCCTCGACTTCGAGTCGACGATGAACTCTCGACAGGCACCACCGCCAAGGGGTCTGTCGCCCGTACAGCGACCACCTCCAACTCCAGCGCAACGCGAGAAAGTCCGCCAAACGGTATCCCTCCGTTAGAAGTTTCCGCATACAATGAAGCTGCAGATTCTCAACATGTACCCTCGCCGAGGCGCAAAAATCTTGTCTTTGCCGACCCTTTCGCCTTTCGGTCCGTCGCGAACAAACACTCCTGAAGCTTCCAAGGCTAACACAGCATCAGGTATCTCGAAGAAGGCAGCAatgttgtcgttgtcgaGCGCCGAGGCATTTTACACGGATACGAATCTTACCTAGTTGAACAATGGGCGTGTTCTCGAAAACCACCAACACTCCTGATCGTCACTTACACTGGAGACGAAAAACACTCGGTCGTTGTCGGTGTGCTCTCTGTTCCAATAGACGAGAGTCTTTGGCCTCCAAGGCTACGCTTCTACTTTGATCAACTCCAGGATTCACATGCGCGGCCCAAGGAGACTGAACTTGGAGAGCTTATGGTTACTAATCTGAGTAATTTCCCTTCGGCCCTCACCGTTATTATGGTACCTGAGGGTGATATCCGAAAATATCGCTCCTCTTTCATCGTCAATGAGGATTTGAAACGATTAGGATGTTCTGGGCGATCAGGAATGACTCTGTCAGATCCAACTGAAGCAACGCAGCTCAAGTTCCTGCAGCTTTACAGGACGAGCGATCGAGTACCTGTTCCGCAAGCTGTAGTCGAACTTATCAAGCTTTGTCAAGTCACATTATACATGTTTGACAAGCTGGGGCACCAGTACATTGATGGGCTGCTTTGCGACAAAACAGAAATGGCTATCAACAACTGGTGGATCGAAATTGGTGCTGAACACTATAATTTTGAGCCCACCGATGGCATATTAGGCCCCAGTACGGTGGCGGCATTACTAGGCATGTTCATGGGTGCTCGAAATCGTCTCCATTGGTACGGGGCCCCGGTATCAAAGGATGTATTTGACCTCGAAAACACTAAGCGTGGTATCGGCCACTTCCAAAAATCACAAAAGCTCGAGAAGACGAGACGGCTGGACCGTCAAactcttctcaagctctacACTGTGACTGCCAAGGCGGCTGCTGGAGAAAGTTGGGGTGTACAGAGGGCTGTGAAATCAACGCTGACAGAAGTCGGAGGTAAAAGGGGGGAGCTTGTAATGGGTATGGTGTCAGGAAAAGACAAAGGAGGACTAGCTGATATTGAGACTCTCGACATTGGCACTTTTGCTAGCTTAGCATATGGTGAACGGGCCAAATGGCTCTGGCATGGCAAGCCTCGGAGAAGCGTCGCTGAGCTACCACATCACAGTCCAGAATTGAGCAGCGCGGTACCTTggaaagaggaggaagcaAATCCAAACCCGAAACGAGTATATTCAGCGCCTGCTGAGAACGAACTGGATGAGACTCTTGATGTTTACTCGGGCCACCCACCTGGATCCGCCGTTAGTGTCGCTGATGGATCAGGTGATAAGGAGGCTTCACGAAAGAACATTTTCAAAGGTGTCGCTGGAAAGATGAATGACGCTAGGTCTGGTTTTGGACGTATCAAGGATGTCGTTGGGGGAGGCTTACGTGGACACACCAGTCGACCTTCGGTTTCAACAAGAGATGACTTTACAGAATCGGGCcccagaagctcaagccaGTGGCTCACTCCAGGAACAACACAACCGCCAGCGCCGACGCAAGGAGTGGGCAGAGCCTTCACATGGAACAACAAACCGCAGGAGTATCTGGCCGCGATGAAACGAGCAGATGCGGAGGGGGGGCCTGGTTTCCCACAGCTTTCGCACTTTGCGTCCACCTCGACAGTTGACATTAAGCATCCGGCCTCGGCTCCCGTGGAAACTCAAAAGCGTGAGCAGGATGGGGAGTTATTTGATATTGGGGTCGAAGTGCGTAAGGATGTATTGTCCAAAGCACCCTCCGCCGTTGGAtctcttgttgatgagcatgACCTACAAGGGCCTGTTCTGGATGCAGAACTCAACGATGGTCTATCCAAAAGGGGCCTCTCGCGACGACACAGTATTCAGTTATCACAGTGTCCGAACATGACCGTTCTCAACGAAAATCGCTGGCCACGACGAATGTCATttggcgatgctgaagaGGCAGTATTGGAGTGGGAACCGCTCATCGACGTGGCAGATGCAGCGGATGGCCTTGCCAATATTGAAGCATTCAATGACCTAGCTCAGCATTTTAATCAGTGCTTGGAGGAAATGAAACACCGCATCGAGCCATGGGTCAAAGAGAAGATCAGTGCAGTTGAGGCTCTCGATGAACGCTACGCGAAAGACAAGGATGAAATGCATGCACTCTACTACCAGCTGAACGAGGCATGCCAGCGCATGCGTATAACTTCTCATGAACTCCTTGCTGAGGAGCGGTCTCACCTCTTGGAAGGCCTTAAGGAGGTTGAGGCGCTCGTGGCTCGTCTCGATTATGAAATAAATGCTCTGTTACAAAAGGTGGTCGATGTGGAAGACGGTATTGTTACTTTTGAGAGGCAAGTGGAGgacatggagaagagagctgAGGCTTTGAAGGCCGAACTCGAAACCGAAGGGTGGCTTCACTGGATGTTCAGAACTGTCACAGGAATCGGGACGGGTCCAGATATCACAAGGTCGCCGTCTTAATCCAGGGGTTGGTGTTGGGTAAAGAGCGTTTTCATGGGGTGATAATCCCCTGCAGGATCATCAGCACGGAGTTCCGGGACATTGATATCTTATCAAACATAGCATAGCACACCCCTGGGTACAAGGCATTTTTTTAGGGTCATATTGAATAAACTTAATCTAGTTATAACTTATCCATGTACCAAAGTGTCATCTCTGGCCTGACCTCGGTTCCTTCATATACAGGTATATTACAGCAACACCTCCCGTTGCACCGTCGGTCATCATTTCGTGATGCAAGCGCCAGATATCGATTCAGATCCGATATGTATCCATTCTCCTGAATAATCGTACAAAGCTTCAATTCATCGCCCCCGTCTATTTGGGGTCCGCCCTCTTAAATGGTTTGTTGAGGTCGTGAAACGTTCGCATTTCGCTCACCACGCTTAGAACATGCCACCACCGCCCTGCTGGCCTCCGAGAGCCTGGCCCTGCTGCTGCATGATCTCGCTGACCTTCATAGATGTGTCGAGGAACTTGGCTGTGCAGCGGTCGAGGCAGACGGACTCGCCCTTGTTGAGCTCACCCTCGCGGTAGTCGTTAGGAATGCACTTCTTCTGGCAAGACTGCTGAAGACTGTGGCATTGCAATTTAGTATCGATTCATGTGCTTGGTGAGCGCTGAGGCTTACCGGTTGTAGGTGTCAGCCATCATGCGCATCTCGCTCTCAACGGCAGCAATCTTTTGCTCCGAGGTAGGCTGAGGTCGACCCATTCCGAGGAAACTCATTTTGGCGGTGTTGAGGGAGGTGTAGGTTGGGCGGTACGGTATAATTGAGACGTTGTGATAGTTAAAGGCTGCGTTATGACGGCGTTTTGGGGCCTTGGACTGGATAACGGGAAATTTTCCACTTATCGCGGATTGGTCGATTATGTAAGGATGCATTGTTCTGACTACCCTGCACCATGGTGGCGTCAGGAATCCATTTGCATATGAACtcaaggtcttataatacttGGGGTTGCTGTGTTCTTTTAGGAATGCTGTAAAATTCTTGGATTATGTCTAGAGATCAGGGGTAAATACACAAGTTTTGCGGCATCAatgttttgttgttgttttggaGCTTCAATCGACTATCATCCCTGTAGCACTATCTTGACTATCATTGTTTTACTCCCACCCCAATTTCGATTGGTAGGAACTATTGATTCAAATTGCGCTATTTGGTATTATACTTATTCCATCATTTAATTCCTAAAGGTAATGTTCTTCGTGCGAGTCCACTCATCAAGACCAGCCGATGCACCAAAACGGCCATATCCACTAGACTTGGCTCCTCCATGAGGCAGACCACTCTCATCATGAATACTCATATTGTTGATATGCACAGCACCTGTCTCGATCTCGCGAGCAATTCGGAGGCCTCTTTGGAGGTCAGATGTGAATACAGCAGAGCTCAAGCCGTACTCGGTATCGTTGGCGATCTTGATGGCTTCCTCCTCCGTCTCAATAGCCATCAGAGAAACTGTAGGGCCAAAAGACTCTGACTTATAAATGTCCATTTCTGTGGTGACGTCTCTCACAACAATTGGTCTCATACGGGTCTTGCTtgactcttcaacatcagGGTTTCCGTGAACCAGGGAGGCACCCTTCGAGATGGCATCCCTGATCAAggccttgttcttttcaACAGGAGCCGATGCAACAAGAATTGGTGCGTCCgccttggaagagaagacttGTTCGATAGTTGctgacagcttcttctcaaactcgTCCTTGACATTCTTGTGCACAAGGATCCTTTCAGTAGACATGCAGACTTGCCCCGAGTTCATGAACGCCCCAAGGGTGCATTGCAGCGCGGCGAGGTCGAGGTCCGCATCCTCCCACACGATAGCTGGGGCCTTGCCACCCAACTCCAGAATAACAGGTTTGAGGCTCTCGCCAGCAAGCTTACCGATGATACGGCCAACAGGTGTGCTGCCGGTGAAGTTGATCTTTTTGACTTCGGGGTGCTCAATCAATGCGGCGGTGACTGCTGCAGCATTGGCTCTCTCGTGGAAGATGACGTTAAGGACACCATCAGGGAGCCCGGCTTCTCTGAAAACATCGGCAATGGCCCAGAGTGTTCGAGGAGAAACCTCACTAGCCTTGAAGACCACTGTGTTACCGGCGGCCATGGGGAAAACGACAGATCTTGTGCCGAGAATATAAGGGGCGTTCCTGGATTGACATGTTAGTGACTTTTGAGACTCGTCCGGGTATGAGAAACCTACCATGGTGCAATTGCTACAACGACACCATAAGGCTCTCTCAAGACGAGTGCGGTTGTGTTGGGATCCGACACAGTGGGAATGGCGCCCTCAAGTGTTCCTATACGACCGGCAACCTCCTTCAGATGGCTAATGCCTGTGCTGATATCGAAATCGGCCCAGGTAGCGTCACTGCCAGTTTCTGACATGGAGTACCCGCGGAGCTCATCACGTCGCTTTTCCATAATCTCAGCGGCCTTGAGAAAGAGATCGCGGCGCTCACTAGGCCTCGTCTTGCGCCATGACTTGaaagcctcagcagcagcctctaCAGCAGCATTGGCATCCTTGACGTCAGCACTGTGGTAGCGGTGGACGACCTCGCCGCTCGCGGGAGACACGATATCAATGGCCCTTTCACTGGTGTGATCGCTGCCGTTGATGAGGAAAGGCACAGTATGAAGCTTTgtcgccatgatgaagacagGGTATCAAGTTTCAGAACAGAGTAGGTAATGTTATAGTCAAGCTGGATGGGGCGACAGTCGGGCAGGATGACGGGTTATATATGCGGTTTCGACGAGAGAAGGCCCATGGAAAGAAGGTAGCTGGCTAGATTCATTGTAGTCTACTTGCTATGCATCCTTGGCATATAGCAGTGCATGTGGGATAGCTTAGTGATGCGGATCGGCTCCTCCACTAGGAAGAACGAGGTAAGAGACGcacagaaggaggaggaggaggatccCCTAGACGCTAGTCCACAGCCCCGCATATTGAGTGTGGGCGACCCGCGGAATAAGGGGGGGGATGCTGAATTGTGGTGTTGTTCGGCACTTTCACCGGGTTTGGATTGGAGATCGCCATTTGACGAGTACAGTAGCACTGACTACTAACCTTAGATACCTATACAAAGTAGCCATGTCCGAGGCTTGTCCAAGGCTCGCCTAGCGTGGCAAGTGACTCCAATTGCATTGACATTCCCGATAATTTGGAATATTCGAACGAGGTTCACTTTTAAGGACCGTGCAAGGTTTCGGAAAGGAACAACAAGAGCCGATCACTCACGGATATTTCCCGCCTCGCCTTGAAATATTGCTGGCTTTTGATACATCTGCATCAGGCCAGGGTCCATGACTTGGGCGGCCCGAGACAGAAATGCGGGGTCGAGCTTGGAAGCATACACTTTCATACATATTTGTAAGAGGGTATCAATTATGTATGTATCAGCCAAGTTTGAATAACACAGGTCCCGTAACAAAAGGAATCATGAC
This region includes:
- the TIM10 gene encoding protein transporter tim10 — translated: MSFLGMGRPQPTSEQKIAAVESEMRMMADTYNRLQQSCQKKCIPNDYREGELNKGESVCLDRCTAKFLDTSMKVSEIMQQQGQALGGQQGGGGMF
- a CDS encoding hypothetical protein (EggNog:ENOG41~BUSCO:EOG09263QPR), translated to MIEADNDHVSPFAPLMVELARMRNRTLKTVVDDVDQVIDLLTNAREKIAQEQDANRTGMAMTTLQNPVKARFERINVDLKDITKAQKSFGKALDKALPHRELPMETDAMADHPRLINRAIAMHLLREGQFSVASTFLKEATDHPPGREAHTISQTDEDGDDDMESEDDLEDEMAGLHSEHLQNKFAEMYSILSQLKDHNLLPAINWAHANGVHLEARGSTLEFELIKLQYVWLFKGPSVNGLPDEPTTNGLGGAINYARQNFPRFQNRHLLEIQQLSSAVVFAPNLAKSPYSHIFETDSAFEDVAMSFTREFCSLLGLSAESPLYIAVTAGSIALPRLIKYTTYMREKKTEWTTENELAFATPLPEFMVYHPIFVCPVSKEQTTQDNPPMMLSCGHVLCRESLNNIAKAARYKCPYCPTEGHLKDAIQIRL